One window of Terriglobales bacterium genomic DNA carries:
- a CDS encoding STAS domain-containing protein, whose amino-acid sequence MEIQVLNYGQLKGMKLKGPFRGSEANAVFRRHADEMLQAGGIWLVVDLADVPAIDSTGIGNLVYLLSTCKRRGGMVKLVRPSDSTGNALQLTGLLSLFEVFDSIPRAVASFRE is encoded by the coding sequence GTGGAGATCCAGGTCCTGAACTACGGCCAACTGAAAGGGATGAAGCTGAAAGGACCGTTCCGCGGGAGCGAGGCCAACGCCGTCTTCCGCCGGCACGCCGACGAGATGCTGCAGGCCGGAGGCATCTGGCTGGTGGTGGACCTGGCCGACGTTCCCGCCATCGACTCCACCGGCATCGGCAACCTAGTGTACCTGCTCAGCACCTGCAAGCGCCGCGGCGGGATGGTGAAGCTGGTCCGCCCCTCCGACTCCACCGGCAACGCCCTGCAGTTGACCGGGCTGCTCAGTCTCTTCGAGGTCTTCGACAGCATCCCGCGCGCGGTCGCCTCCTTCCGGGAATGA
- a CDS encoding L,D-transpeptidase family protein, giving the protein MARGRIVLVLALFLAGLAQGAAPAAPGKADKILVLKSERKLMLLDHGRLLKTYRIALGSEPVGPKTRQGDHRTPEGLYVIDRRNPRSQFHRALHISYPSAQDRARARRLGVSPGGDIFLHGLPNGQGWIGAAHTLHDWTDGCIAVTDEEIEEIWRAVPDGTPIEIRP; this is encoded by the coding sequence GTGGCGCGCGGCCGAATCGTCCTGGTCCTGGCGCTCTTCCTCGCCGGGCTCGCGCAGGGGGCCGCACCCGCGGCGCCCGGGAAGGCGGACAAGATTCTGGTGCTCAAGAGCGAGCGCAAGCTCATGCTGCTGGACCACGGCCGCCTGCTGAAGACGTACAGGATCGCACTGGGGAGCGAGCCGGTGGGCCCCAAGACACGCCAGGGCGACCATCGCACGCCGGAAGGGCTCTACGTCATCGACCGCCGCAATCCCCGCAGCCAGTTCCACCGCGCGCTGCACATCTCCTATCCCAGCGCCCAGGACCGGGCACGGGCGCGGCGCCTGGGGGTCAGCCCCGGGGGCGACATCTTCCTGCACGGGCTGCCCAACGGCCAGGGCTGGATCGGCGCCGCTCACACGCTGCATGACTGGACCGACGGCTGCATCGCGGTGACCGACGAAGAGATCGAGGAGATCTGGCGCGCGGTCCCCGACGGCACCCCTATCGAGATCCGTCCCTGA
- a CDS encoding STAS domain-containing protein — protein MDINIRRRGTVEIIQLRGDLRLGQALDQFNRATGELLESGEACLVINLAEVGMLDSSGIGALMKLLTSATKRGGALKLVNPSPMAQKTLKLVGLLTLFPVFPDEEQAVASFG, from the coding sequence GTGGACATCAACATCCGAAGGCGCGGCACAGTCGAGATCATCCAGTTGCGCGGTGACCTGCGCCTGGGCCAAGCGCTGGACCAGTTCAATCGCGCCACCGGTGAACTGCTGGAATCGGGCGAGGCCTGCCTGGTCATCAACCTGGCGGAGGTAGGGATGCTCGACTCCAGCGGCATCGGGGCGCTCATGAAGCTGCTCACTTCGGCCACCAAGCGCGGGGGCGCGCTCAAGCTGGTGAACCCTTCCCCCATGGCCCAGAAGACCCTCAAACTGGTGGGCCTGCTCACGCTCTTTCCCGTCTTCCCCGACGAGGAGCAGGCAGTGGCCTCGTTCGGCTAG
- a CDS encoding ATP-binding protein yields the protein MHFLLPGDVSVIGPTVDRVTALARQEWGTDSEKLGDMGLALQEALANAVVHGCRRDPAKSVECWVACDQEQGVLIVVSDPGPGFDLASLPDPKSPRHLQKDHGRGIYLICELMDEVHFRREGAEIHMRKS from the coding sequence ATGCACTTCCTTCTCCCCGGGGACGTCAGCGTCATCGGCCCCACCGTGGACCGGGTCACCGCCCTCGCCCGCCAGGAGTGGGGCACGGATTCGGAGAAGCTGGGAGACATGGGGCTGGCGCTGCAAGAGGCCCTGGCCAACGCCGTCGTCCACGGCTGCAGGAGGGACCCGGCCAAGAGCGTGGAGTGCTGGGTAGCGTGCGACCAGGAGCAGGGGGTGCTCATCGTGGTGAGTGATCCCGGCCCCGGCTTCGACCTTGCCTCCCTGCCGGACCCCAAGAGCCCGCGCCATCTCCAGAAGGACCACGGCCGCGGCATCTACCTGATCTGCGAACTGATGGACGAGGTCCACTTCCGGCGCGAGGGCGCCGAGATCCACATGCGCAAGTCCTGA
- a CDS encoding DUF1189 family protein gives MSSPGPVTPQPPAPQAPSRKRYSVFQALYMAFYSADLYQDVGARWQGVGAAYLLLVVVLSWLPVLIKMQVTFSDFATHDAPKIIGQIPPITIDKGKVSTTVDTPYFIKDPDTGKELAILDTSGQITSLDGHPSAFLLLTQSRLISRQSNMEVREYDLSQVQHFEFNREKALDWLLTFKNLLLVMVAPFAILFGYIYRILQLLLYAAIGMGFASMIKLKVEYGVMMRLAAVAVTPALLINMAFDLWGKSIPFWWLICFAIAMCYLFFAVKSAAANKA, from the coding sequence ATGTCATCCCCTGGCCCCGTCACACCCCAGCCGCCCGCGCCCCAGGCGCCGTCCAGGAAGCGCTACTCCGTCTTCCAGGCCCTCTACATGGCCTTCTATTCTGCCGATCTGTACCAGGACGTGGGCGCGCGCTGGCAGGGTGTAGGCGCGGCCTACCTGCTGCTGGTGGTGGTGCTGAGCTGGTTGCCGGTATTGATCAAGATGCAGGTGACCTTCTCGGACTTCGCCACCCACGATGCTCCCAAGATCATCGGCCAGATCCCGCCCATCACCATCGATAAGGGCAAGGTCTCGACCACGGTGGACACACCTTATTTCATCAAAGATCCGGACACCGGGAAGGAACTCGCCATCCTCGACACCAGCGGGCAGATCACCTCCCTGGACGGCCACCCCAGCGCCTTCCTTCTGCTCACCCAGAGCCGGCTCATCTCGCGGCAGAGCAACATGGAGGTGCGCGAGTACGACCTCTCCCAGGTGCAGCACTTCGAGTTCAACCGCGAGAAGGCGCTGGACTGGCTGCTCACCTTCAAGAACCTCCTGCTGGTGATGGTGGCGCCTTTCGCCATCCTCTTCGGCTACATCTACCGCATCCTGCAGCTCCTGCTGTACGCGGCCATCGGCATGGGCTTCGCTTCCATGATCAAGCTGAAGGTGGAGTACGGGGTGATGATGCGGCTGGCGGCGGTGGCGGTCACTCCCGCCCTCCTCATCAATATGGCCTTCGATCTTTGGGGCAAGAGCATCCCCTTCTGGTGGCTGATCTGCTTCGCCATCGCCATGTGCTACCTCTTCTTCGCCGTGAAGAGCGCGGCCGCAAACAAGGCGTGA